The Chthoniobacterales bacterium genome segment CTCCGCGAAGCCGGTCTCGGCTCGCTCACTGGCGGCGGCGCAGAAATTTTCGACCCCGAGATTCGCGACCAGATCTGCCGCGGCAAAGAATCCGGCGCCGAATGGCTCGAAGTCCATCGCACCTGGCACGAAATGGGCGGGCGTTCGACTTCCACCATGCTCTTCGGTCACCTCGAAACGTCGGCGCACCGGGTCGACCACCTCCGCCAGCTCCGCGAACTCCAGGACGACATCGGCGGCTTCACCGGCTTCGTCCCGTTCGCCTTTGTCCCAGAAACCACCGAGATGGCCCACATTCCACCCGCCACCGCCTTTGACGAACTCCGCAACCTCGCCGTCAGCCGCATCTACCTCGATAATTTCGACCACATCACCGGCTACTGGATTGCAATGGGACTCCCGCTTGCGCAGCTCTCGCTGAACTACGGCGTGGACGACCTCCACGGCACGATTATGGAGGAAAAAATCTTCCACATGGCCGGCGCGACCACCCCGCAATCGCAGACCGTGAAAACCATGGAAAAAACCATCCGCGAAGCCGGCTTCGAGCCGTTTCAACGCGACAGTTTTTACAACGCCATCGAGGACTTGGCACCCGCTTAAACGACGAAAATCAGTGAGGCACAGCCTCTCTAACGAAATTCAGCGGAAATGATTTTCCCGATCTCTGCGATCACGGCGTCTTTTTCATCGCCGCTGGCTTGGGAGCCGGAGGAATAGGCGGCGATCACAAGGGGTTTCCGACCCGGAATCCAGACGATGGCAATGTCATTGGAAGCCCCATTTTCGCCGGAACCCGTCTTGTCACCCACTTTCCAAGTCGGATTGAGCCCGGCACGCAACTTCTTGGCTCCAGTCTGGCAACCCACCATCCAATCGGTGAGATGCTGGCGGGATTGGGCGGAAAGAATGTCACTGGTAAGCAGTTTCGCCAGCGTCTGCGCCATGGCGACCGGAGTAGTGGTGTCGCGCTCGTCGTCGGGCAGATTCGTGTTGAGCGTCGGCTCGTTGCGATCCAGCCGCGTCGCTTGGTCACCAATCGAGCGCAGATATTTCGTCAGTCCCGCCGGGCCGTCGATCGTGGCGAGGAGCAGATTGGCCGCCGTGTTATCGCTCCACTCGACTGCTGCCTGGCAAAGATCGGCCACCGACATTTCGCCTTTCGCGATGTGTTTGCCCGTCACAGGCGCGTAGGAAAGAAGGTCGGAAGAACCGTAAGTGATCTTCCGCGACAGATTCTCCTGACCCGCATCGACCCTGGCCAGCACCGCAGCCACAAGCACCACTTTGAACGTGCTGGCCATGGCAAAACGCTCATCACCTCGATGGCTAAAAACTTGGCCCGTTTCCGTATCCAGCACCGCCACTCCGAGCCGGCTCGCGCTCTTTTCTTCGAGTTCGATCAGACTCTGTTCAAAGCGCTTCTCATCCGCCGCTGGCAACGACAGACAGCTCGATAAGAGAAGAAATAGGAAGGTCAAAAGCCGCATGATCATAGGATGACTGTAGCTCATCCTATGAATGCTCAACCGCGAATCGCCCAGCGGAGTTTGGCGGAGGTGGAGCGGGGATTCGCGTGCTGCTCCTGTGGGCTGGCGCGGATGACGGTGCGGCAGATTTCACTGTAACTCCCGTCGGCCAGACCGGCTTTCAAGGCGTGTTTCACCCGACGATCTTCGCCGGAATGAAAGGTGAGAATCGCCACCCGCGCGCCGGGGTTGAGGACAAACGGGAGGTTCCGCAAAAACGTGTCGAGCGCGGAAAATTCCTCATTCACCGCGATCCGGATCGCTTGAAAAACCCGGCGCACAGTCGCATCCAACTCGGCGGCCTTGGCGGCAGCGGCGATCTCGGAGCGGAGTTGCAGTGTGGTCTCGAATTTCCGACCGGCGAGTCGGCTCGCAATCGACTCTGCGTGAGGTTCGTCGGCGTTCTCGCGGAGCGCATCGGCCAGTTTGGCGGTGTCGATTTTCTCCAGCCATTGCGACGCGGAAAGTCCGCGGCCCGGATTCATCCGCATGTCGAGCGGACCGTCGAATTTCACGGAAAACCCCCGCTGCGGATCGTCGATTTGCATCGAAGACAAACCCAAATCGGCCAGCACACCATCGACGCCATTCCACCCTAACTCGCCTGTAATTTTCGCCAGCCCAGCGTAGTTGCTCTGGCGGATAATCAAGCTGGATTCGTCGAAACCCAATGCCCGCAAGCGCGCCTCCGTCTTCGGTTGCTCGATTGGATCGAGGTCGAGCCCGAGCAACACGCCACCCGGCTGCAGACGCGGCAAAATCGCACTCGCATGACCACCAAAACCCAGGGTCGCATCGACAAATTTCTTCCCCGGCTGCGGCTGCAACACCTCCAGAATTTCATCCACCAGGATCGGGCGGTGCGCTCCGGCGGGCGTCTTGCCCGACTCCAAAACCTTGGCCAGCGTCTCGGCGTCGCCACGGTGCTCCTTGTATTTTTCCTCGAAACGGCGCGGATTTTTTCCGCTGTATCGCACGCGGCGTTTATGGGGTAAATCTGGCATCCCGCAAAGTATCGCCCGAGTTCCATGTCCACCTCACGCAAAATCATCGTCATCGGCGGGGGAGCCGCGGGTTTTTTCGGAGCCATTGCGGCGGCAGAAAATGGCGCATCGGTCACGTTGCTGGAGCGCGGTTCGCACTTTCTCTCGAAGGTGCGCATCTCGGGCGGCGGACGTTGCAATGTGACTCATGCCTGCTTCGATCCGCGCGAACTTTCGACGCGTTATCCGCGCGGTGGACGGGCGCTGATCGGGCCATTTAATCGTTTCCAATCGCGCGACACGATGGAGTGGTTTGAAAGCCGGGGCGCGGCGTTGAAGATCGAGAACGATGGACGCGTTTTCCCCGTCAGCGACTCCTCGCAAACGATCATCGACACGCTGATGAATGCCGCGCAAAACGCCGGAGTCGTCTGCCGCCTGCATGGCGATGTGACTCGACTGAAAAAAAACGCGGGCGAGTTCCATGCGACTCTGGCGAATGGCGAAATTTTAGTTGCCGACAGAGTTTTGCTGGCAGCCGGAGGAACGCGAGCCGCCAGTGTGGGAAAACTGGCAGCGGAGTTAGGTCACACTCTGGCCTCGGCGATCCCGTCGCTGTTCACCTTTGAAATTCACGTCCCGTGGTTGCGCGATATTCCGGGCGTGGTTGCGGAAGTCGAGGCCAGCATTCCGGCTGTCGGATTGCGCGAACGCGGGCCGATGTTAGTCACGCACTGGGGCGGCAGCGGACCGTCGATTTTGCGGTTGTCGGCCTGGGGTGCCCGCGGTTTGGCGGAGCTGGATTATCAGTTTCCGTTGTTCATCAACTGGCTCGGCGGCGCGAGTCGCGAGGATATTTCCAATCGACTAACATCGTTACGCGAGAAACATCCGGCCAAGCAAGTAACCGGACTTCCGCCCGCGCCTTTGCCTGCCCGGCTTTGGGAAAAACTAACCTCGCTGGCAGAGGTCGCGCCGGGGACGACTTGGAATCGACTCCCGCGTGCGCAGACGCAGAAACTGATCGAACTGCTCCATCGCACCGAACTGCCGGTGACGGGCAAAAGCCTAAACAAGGACGAATTCGTCACGTGCGGCGGCGTGGTTTTGCCCGAGGTGGATTTCCGCACGATGGAGAGCCGCGTGTGTCCCGGACTCCACTTGGCCGGGGAAATCCTCGACATCGACGGCATCACCGGCGGTTACAATTTTCAGGCGGCCTGGACGACCGGCCATATCGCTGGAACCGCGCTGGCGGCGACGAGTTAGGGAGCTTTCGGCGCGGTGTTGGGGTAGGCGGCTTTTACACGCTGCATCTCCGCGGCGCTGATCGGCAGGACCGAGCCGTGGCGAAATTTGTAGGGGAAATGGGCCTCCGTCAGCGCGGTGAACTGACCGGCCTTCAAGTCCTTCGTGACGTAGGGCTGATAGCCCTGGCCGCGGCTGTAATAATCGAGGAGCAGGCACCATGTCGCGGGCTGGCCAGGTTGAGCGGCGGGCTTCATCACGAAGCAAGTGGGGCCTTCGTAACCGCGCAAAGTGCCAAGTGAGAATGACGATTGCTCAGTCCACGGTCCCATGACTTTGGTGCTGGTCTCGGCGATGATGGCCTTGGATTTTTCGTCCTTGGAGAAACGATAATACTGGCCGTTTTCGCGGACGATGGTGGTGTCGATGATGTCGCTCTCTTTTTCGATGTAGATGAAGGGCTTGCCGAAGGTGATGAAATCCGTGGTGCGCGCCGCCCAGATGCGGTGCTTGGCGAAGTGGTCGCTGCCAGTTTTCGACGCCCAGAAGACGAGGTAATCCTTCGTTTCTGGATCATAAACCGCCTCGGGTGCCCAGGTGCAGCCGGCGTCCCCGGGAGCGACCGGCACGAGGCGCGGCTCGGACCAATGCACGAGGTCGTTGGATTCCCAAATGACGAGCGACCGGCTGCCTTTCTGGGTGGCGCGAGTCCAATCGCGATGGAGGTTAATCGAGAGGTCGGTAGCGAGAATGAAGAATTTTTTCCCGTCGGCGGACCGCATAATGAAGGGATCACGCACGCCTTTTTCGCCAAGCTGGCTGACCAGCACGGGCTCGCCGCCGTTGGTCTGCTCCCATTGGAGTCCGTCCGAACTGGTGCCGAAATAGATTTGTTCGGTCATGGGGCTGGCCTCGCCTTTGAAAGTGACGAAGAGAAACCCGCCTTCGGCGGCACGTGCGGCAGTGCTGGAGACAGCGAGAACGAGGAGGAGCAGGAGTCTTTTCATGGGTGGGGAATGGTTAGGAAAGGCGGGCTGATTGGTCAATGAGCTTCTGGATTTTTTTGCCGGGCCGCGCGTAGGAAGGATAATTTTCCACGCCTTCGGGGCGATAGCGCCAGTGCTTGTAATTCCAGAGCCAGCACTCGGGGCGCTCGCGGATGCCGGCTTCCAAAACGTCCCAGCAGCGCTGGGTGGTTTGTTGCTCGGAAGCCGACGGATCAGGGCGCGTTTCCTCCAGAAAACGGAATTCGTAGCGGCCATTTTCGATGGGCAAAAAGAGCAGCGGAACGAGACGCGCCTCCGCCATTTGACTCAAAGTCACATGGACGCCGGTGACGTATTTCTTCATCCCAAAGGCTTCGACGAGGTGTCCGGGCTGGTCGAGTTTGAGCGTGAGATCGACGAGGAAGCCGCAGGTCTTGCCGCGCTTGAGAGCCTTCAACATCCGCAGAACCGCGCGTTCCTGGGGAATCAATTGCGACCCAAATGAAGAGCGAGCCGCCACGAAAAACGGGGTGATCTCCGGGTTCTTGATGTCTTGCGCGATGGCCAGCGGCGGCAACCCGAGCAGGCAAAGCGTCGGCGGCAGCCACTCGAAATTTCCCAGGTGGCCGCCGTAGAAAAGACAGCCCTGGCCGGGTTTTCCCTGCGCCAAAAAGGAATCGAACCCGCGCACATCGATCAGTTCCCGAAAGTTTTCCGCGCTGAGATTTCGCACCCAGAAAAGATCGAGAAAGGTCCGCGCCAGATTGCGAAAGGAGAGCCGCGCGATGCGCTCGCGTTCACCCGGCAGATAGCGATCCCCGAAGGCGGCGGTAAGATTTTCCAAGGCGACTTTGCGTCCGCGATGATCGAGACCGAAGACGAGATCGCCCGCGAAATCGGCCAGTGATAACAATGCGACCCGGCTCAGTTTTGGGACCAACGCCACGAAGATTCGCATCCCGGCCACCTCCAGCCTTTGGCGAATTGTCTTCCATAAACGGCGCATGTCAGCCATTCATTCGCCTGAAATTCGCACGATGCACAAGGAAAAGCTCATTCGCCTCACTCGATCCATCCTTTCGCAACCCACCGCGCCGTTTCACGAGGACAAGGTGAAGGCCGAGATTCGGGTGCAACTCGAAAAGCTGCGTTCCGTAACTGTGCAGGAGGACGCCTTTGGCAACCTAATCGTGCGCTACAACCACGGGAAATCGCGCACGCGCTACGCCTTCAGCGTTCACATGGATCATCCGGGCTGGGTGCAAAAACCCGGCGCGCCTGCGGGCGAAATGACCTTTCTCGGCGGTGTGAAAAAGGAGTATCTCGACAAGGGAACCGTGCAGTCTTTTGGGAAATTTGGCATGTGGAATATCCCGGCCTTCGATGTGAAGGACGACAAAATTTACGGTCGCGCCTGCGATGATTTGATCGGCTGCGCGGCGATGATCGCGATGCTTTCCGACCTGGAGGAAAACGCCGTCGTGGCCAATGTGCTGGTGTTTTTTACCCGGGCTGAGGAGGTCGGATTTCTCGGGGCGATTCATCTCGCGAAGTCGCGTCATGTGCTGAAAAACATCACGCTGCTATCCATCGAGACGAGCGCGGAAGTGCCGCCTGCGAAGATGGGCGCGGGGCCCATCGTGCGCGTGGGCGACCGGTCGTCGATTTTCGATCCCGAGGTTACCCTGCAACTCACCCAGCTCGCCCGGAAACACAAAATCCCGCACCAGCGCTGCCTCATGTCGGGCGGCACCTGCGAGGGCACGGCGTATCAGAATTTCGGCATTCGCACCGGCGCACTTTGCATCGCATTGGGCAACTACCACAACTGCGGCCAGAGCATGAATATCGCCCGCGAATACGTTTCCCTGAGCGACATGATCGGGCTGATCGAATTGTGCGTCTCTCTGGTCTCGGAAGTCCCCGCGCCAAACACCTTTCACAAAGACATGCGCCGCGACCTCGAGCAGAACAGCCGCAATTATGAGCCCTACTACGTGCCCGAGCCGGTGCCGTTGAAAAGAGCGGCAGCGAAAAAACCCGTGGTCAAGAAACGGGCTCGATAACGATCTAACTCGGCTCAGTTTTCGTCGGCTCGGAATGTTTCGGACGGGCCGGTTTCGGCTCGGCGATGTGCATCCCGCTCTTTTCGGAAACGAGCAGACTGAGCAAGGTTTGCAGCAAACCAGACTGGCCTCCTTCGCCGTCTTTTCCGCCGGAAATGAAGACGCGCTCAGGCACGAGCGGCTGCGTGGAATTCGCAAACCGCTCCGAGAGATCGCGCAGCGCAAACAAACGAGGATCGCCGTAAGCCTTGATCTTTTCCTGAAACACACTGGCCTCGGCCAGACCGACTTGCGTGATCTTCGCGGCCTCGCCCTCACCTTCCAGTCGCTGGGCTTTGGCGCGGCCCTCGGCCAGTGTGATGTCGCGTTTGGCCATGCGCTGCGCCTCGGCGAGCTGGGCTTCGGCGCGGTTGGCGGCGACTTCGATTTCGACCTTCGACTGCGTAAGTTCGGCTTGTTTTCCAGCGACCGCCTCGGCTTCCTTCAGCGCCTTGAGATGGACGGCGGCCTCCTGCTGTTTGGAATAGGTCTCGCGCTGTTCCTCGGCGAGACGGCGGATGCGAAGTTGATCAAAAAGCTTCTCAATCGGATCGTTGCCAATGTCCTGCGCCCGCGTCTCGGGACGACCGATGAGCACAGCGACGCAGTTGATGTCGAATTCCTGGAAACGACGGCTCAACTCAGTTGTGGCGCTCTTCTGAATTTCTTCCCGGTGCGTGAGCAGTTCCAGCATGGTCGAGCTCTGCGCCACATCGCGGAAATACGCGGTGAGAATCGGGTCGAGTGTCTGTGTGATGAGCCGTTTCACATCGCCGAAACGCTGCACGACCGAGGGCGCTTTTTGGTAATCAATGTGGAGCACAAGACTCAGCGGCAGGAGTGGCTCGTAGCCATCGGCAGTGATGATCTCAATGGTGGCCAACTGGTCGTCGTAACGATGGTTTTCGCTTTGCCCAGTAATCCAGCGGAGCACGAAATTCACCGTGGGGACGAGTTCGATTTTTACCGCGTAAGGATTGAGCGGATATTTTCCCGGCGTCAGCGCCTGTTTCCAGACACCTTTCTCCCCCGGATTCACCTGTTCGCCGTAGCGAAAAGTATCGCCCGTGGTGTCGCTGCCGACGCCGCCGTAGTAGGAAACCACCACGCCCACGTAGCCGATCGGGATGAGTGTTTTCTGACCCAGCTCAATCGTGGCAAACCAGCGGTTGATGAAAAATGTGCCGTCTGTCAGCACCTGCAACTGGCGTCCACGGCAGCCGCCGTTCGCGAGAAACGTCTCCGCGTTTTGGAAATAATTGTGATCCGCCGCAATCGCTGGCGCAATGATGTCGCCCGCCGGAATCGTCGGTCCATCCTGCACTGACACGACTCCGATCATGTCCACGGGCTCGTTGTCGCGCATTACGCCGCCACCGATCACCACCGGACGGTAACCGCCCACCTTGGCGAGCTCCTGCTGCCACTGCGGATAGGTGCCGTTTTCCTCCATGGAATAAATCGCCGTCTCCGTCAGCACGACAAAGAGCCCGGTGTTGATCGCATACACGCCCTCACGCAGGATCGCCCGCTGGCGTCCGCGCTGACCGCCCTTTTCGAGAAACGCATCGGCCTCTTGAAAGTGATTGCACTGGACCGTGGCACCTAGGGTTTGCGTGGCTTCGAGCGGCGCGCCATCCTTCGCATACACGTAGCCGATGCGCCCCTCGGCCACCGTCACCAGCGGCGCGCGATGAATGCGATATTGCCACGGCACGAGACCGAAATGCAGCCCGCCACGCAGCAATCGGCTCTGCACACCGGCCTCGCCTTCCGTCGCAATAATTCGCCCCTCGGCCAGCGAACCGCGCGCACTCCAGAGTTTTTCAATAATGCCGACCGACGTGTGCGGAATGTAAACCACCCCGAGCAGCCGGGGCAGAAAGACGAGCACCGCGATGCCAAAGAGAGCGATGCTCGCCCAGATAATAATGTGAGTCGTGTCCATGGGATTATTTTTTTAGAAAGCCGCAGTTGGTTAGTTAGAGGAGTCGGAAGGTGAGGCTGCCGCGAGAATGAGCCTGCTGCGGCGAATGTCGAGCCAAGCCGCGATTCTTCGCCCGCCCTCAAGACAACCCGCCCAAGGAGAAACAAGGCGACGTGTCCACTTGGGATCAACCCGAATCCGGCGCTCGCCCGGGCAGCCGTTAAGCACTCAAGCGCCGCCGACGGTGATGGAGAACAAAAACCATCACGGGGCAACGAAGGCAGGGAGGCCGTCGATGCTCTGACGATTCTTGAGTTCTCGATAAGTATCGAGCCCGTCCGGGCCTTTGTTGAGAGCCCAGCGGTCCAGCGTGTCGCGTTGACCTTGGAACTCATAGAGCGGCCCGCTGTAGCCGCAGGAATCCGACACCCGCGACACCGCTACATGCACAATCGCCCGCGTACCGGGATTCTCTGGAAAGAGCGCCGCCAACTCTTCAAACCGTGCATCGCCCCGCGCGATCACCGAGCCGCGCCCGTGCAAACGCACAATCTGCGGTGGTCCATCGAAGGCACAAAACATCACTACGATGCGCCCGTTCTCGCGCAGATGCGCCGCCGTCTCAGCGCCACTGCCCGTGTAGTCCAGATAAGCCACCTCCAGCGGCCCGAGCACCCGGAAAGTATCGCCGCCCTTGGGTGAGACATTGATGTGGCCGTCAGGAGAAAGTGGTGCCGTGGCGACAAAGAAAACGCGCTGCCTGGCCATCCAGTCAGCGAGTTCGGTATTAATCTGCGCGTGTTGCTTGCTCATGGTAGGTGAAATGTATGGCAAACTATCGCATCATGGACGGTTTTTCGGAAGCACTCGCTTCCTCGTTTCCAAACTGTCAATAGAGCTGACTCCCTCGTTCCCAAACTGAAGTTTGGGAACGAGTTGATTCATTAACCACTCGCGCCCTTCCAGCTTCACCTGTTCGAGAAGTACTAACGACGTGTGCCGTTTGATAGCCGTAATCGTCCTCTCCAACTCCGGTCCTCCTAATATCGCGTGAAAGTGCGTATCGAGGACGACCCATGCGTAAATCTTCAACCCCCGTTGCTCGCGACAATGCACCAGCGAGCTAACCAAAATATCCGCACAAGCACTTGTCGCGAAAACCGGGAGCCAATTTACAATCGTGCCCGTGATGAAATGGGCGCGCTCTGGGTCGTTAATGTGATAACGCGTGCGCATAATGTTAGTAAGAGAAGGTTAGCAGGGCAACACAGTTGCCGTGACAAGCCCGTTCCCAAACTTCAGTTTGGGAACGAGGGGCACGAGGGACCCAGCCACCGCTGGTTCCTAACACACCGGCAGAATAAAGCAGTTGGCCTTTCTTCCCTACGGTGCCACCGGAGGAGTGGGATTCTCCTCAGCATCGTCTTCCGCGTGGCCGCCGCCTAGATCGACGATCAGGCGGGCACTCGTGTAGGCGTTAAAGAACTCCGGGTTCTTCCGCTTAAACTTTCGCATCGCCTTGTCGATCTGCTTCTTGAGTAACGTCATTGCGCTCGCTGTATCGAGCCCGATGTCGCCCGTCACCCCTTTGCCAGCCACGATCGCCTGTCGAGGAGCCGTCGCCAGGGGGAGGTAAACCGTGATCGCCGCATCCAGTTCGGCCAGGTCCTCCGCCGTCGTGCCCAGCAGATCGATGTCCGCCGCACGGGCCAGACAGAGATCATAGAGCGTGCGGCAATACGGGCCCACCAAGGCGTCATCCATGCGGAGCAACGTCGTTAGCTCCACATCCGTCTTTGCGGCCAGCTCATCATCCTGCGCCGTCACCGCCACCGTGTGGAGATCGCCCACCGCCGACACGGTCAACTCCGCCATCTCGATCTGCTTGCGGCTTTTGCCACCGGCGATGCCCGTCTGCGGTGTCCCTTGCACGCCACTCGCATCCTGAATCGACTTCACGAGAGCGCCGAGTTGCGTCACCAGCGCGGCAAACGCCGTCAGCGACACCCATTGGGCGTTGTATTTCTGCATGATGCCGAGCACGGCGAGAAACATGCTGAGTTTGTTTTTCTGTGGATTTGTCATATACCGCCCGTGTCCAAGCAGAGCGTGAGCCAGTTCAACCGCAATCGTTCAAAACACCGCCTTGGCGTGAAGATTTCTCACTTTATCACCCAAAAATTCGGTTTGCAGAGGCTTATGTCTGATCGCACGAAGCGTATGTTCCACTTTGAGACCGCCATGCGCCGCAGTGAGGGCGGCAGGATCGACAGTGGATTGCGTATGTTTGCCTTCACTGCGCAAATGTCACCAATGCAAAGCCGTATGTTTGACCTCACCTGCTGTATGTTTGGGTGAGAGCAGCCTATGTTTCACTTGCAGGCCGGTATGTTTGGGTTGCAGAGCCCTATGTTTGGGTGAGAGACGGGTATGTGTGGCTAAATGGCTGCTATTTCAAGGTAATGGCAGACGGACCTGCTAAACGCACGGCTCGGAAGGGCTTTATGGATCAAGTGACGAGGTTATTGTTTTTCCTTCCAGTTGTTCACTAGCCTATCATGGGTTTCTTTTGCACAGAACCCAGCGCCATCTCTAACGGTCACTCCTTAAATCTATGAAAATACTTATCCTCCATATCAGTGACATCCACCTACGAGAAGAGCATCAGAATCCGAGCATTCCTAAATTTGGGTTTATTGCCCCGGCTTTGCAGAATGAGGAACATGACCTTACCCATGTAGTAGTTGCCATTTCTGGTGACGTAGCCTATGCGGGAAAGAAATCGGAATATGAGCTCGCTAAAAAGTGCTTAGATTCTTTGACAGCAGGCCTTCAGGAGCGTCTCAAAGTAGAAAAGGTTCGTTACGTGCTTATTCCCGGAAATCACGATTGTGATTTTTCCGGCAACAACAGAATGCGGATGTTGGCCATTGAAGCTGTCAGAAATGGAGAAGCCCCTGACGATGAAATGATCGATTCTTGCTGTAAGCCGCAAGCCGAATTCGTAAAATTTCGGGACAGCCACCCAAATGCCAAGCCAGATCACCAAAGCAGCCCTCTTCACTGGCAGTATCGAATAGAGGATGTCTCTTCAAGCATTGAGTTTCGTTGCTTCAACACAGCCTGGATGTCCGTCCTGCACGAGACACAAGGAACACTACATGTTCCCGATTTGGTAGCCGACCATGAGGATTCGAGCAACGGGAGCGATTACGTGGTCTCGCTTTTTCACCACCCGTATAACTGGATGCCATCAGCAACTTTTCGTCGTTTCAAAACATTAGTGGAGGAGTCTTCGGATCTGGTTCTTACTGGCCACGAGCACGAAGCTGATCATTTTCAGAAATACTCATTCAAGAGTCAGGAAGTGAATGACTACCTCGAGGGTGCCGTATTCCAAGAGAATGATCGCGACGACCGAGCTGGATTCCACGCCGTATTTGTGGATTTAATTGCCCAGAGACAGAGGACCGTAAGTTTTACTTGGGAAGAACAAAGGTTTGCCCCTGAGTCTATCGAAGTGTCATGGGTCCCTTACAAGCGCGGAAGCCGAGGCGGCAAAAGAGAGTTTGATCTTAGTGAGGAGTTTGCAAAATCGCTTGAAGATCCTGGCGCAAGTTATCAACACCCCGCAAAACCAGACCTGCGACTTGCCGATATCTATGTATTTCCCAATTTGAAGCAGTTTGAGATCAGCAAGAAGACCGATTTTGTTTATGGATCTCTCATTGAAGGCCGAGACGTTCTCAAGACACTCGGTTCGAAACGGAAGGTTTTGCTGTTCGGAAGACAGCAATCAGGCAAGACGACGCTTGCAAAGGTGCTTTTTACCGACCTCTACAACAAGAATCTAACTCCGGTGCTCATCTCAGGAGACGATCTTACCAAAGCGCACCTAAACAGTGAGAAGTTAGATACATTAGTTGAGACTCAATTCGCGAAACAGTACCGAAATCCAAATCTTCCGGCTTTCGATCAAGTTGATAAAGATAAGGCTATTTTGATCGTCGATGATTTTGACCATGGCGCACTAAACTCAGCGGGGCGTCTCAAGCTTTTGGAAGTAGCAACGAAGCGTTACGATCGCTTGGTTGTCTTTGCTGACGATATAATCAAGCTAGAAGAACTCGCTGTTTATAAGGAAGGAAGTGATGTGCTAACAGATTTCGAACAATTCGAAATAGTTCAATTCGGCCATCTTCTCAGGAGCAAACTCATCACTCAGTGGTACTCAATCGGAAGTGAATACGATGCGGATCCCATAGAGTTAGGGAAGCGTATCCATATTGCCGAACAGATGGTTTCAACAATGCTCGGGAAGAATTATCTTCCGCACTTTCCGGTTTTCATTCTCACCTTAATTCAAGCAAGCGATTCGGCAGCGCATCCTAACACTAGTGCGGGAACATACGGTAGTCTTTACGAGATTATTATCACACAGGCGCTAGCTTCGAAATCATCAAATGTCGATCTCGACACTAAAATGACTTATCTGAGCGAAATTGCGCATTGGATGCATGCGGCCCAAAAGAAGAGAATTACAGATGATGAGTGGGAATACTTTCACCGGATATACTGCAAAAAATTCAAGATTCATCCATCAAAGGAATCAATAAAGAGGGATTTTGCAACTAACGGCTTATTTGATCTTAGAGACGAGCGTTACGGATTTCGGCATCCGGCTTCATACTACTATTTCGTAGCACGCTATTTCCGAGATAACTTATCGAAGGATTCAGCTCGAACGGCAGTAGCTGGTTTGTTGAGCAAGCTTTACAAAGAAGAGCACGCAAGCATCTGGCTGTTTCTCACACATTTATCGAAGGATCCGTTTCTGCTAGAAACAATTCTAGAGCATGCAAAGCGGATTTACTCTGAGTTTCCCTCAGCCCGTTTTGAAGAAGATGTTTCATTTCTTCAGGCCCTTGCAGACAGCGTTGAAAAGATTGTCTTAAAAGACAAATCTTTAGGGGAATCTAAAGAGGAGAGACTTAGGACACTTGATGCACTTC includes the following:
- a CDS encoding metallophosphoesterase, which translates into the protein MKILILHISDIHLREEHQNPSIPKFGFIAPALQNEEHDLTHVVVAISGDVAYAGKKSEYELAKKCLDSLTAGLQERLKVEKVRYVLIPGNHDCDFSGNNRMRMLAIEAVRNGEAPDDEMIDSCCKPQAEFVKFRDSHPNAKPDHQSSPLHWQYRIEDVSSSIEFRCFNTAWMSVLHETQGTLHVPDLVADHEDSSNGSDYVVSLFHHPYNWMPSATFRRFKTLVEESSDLVLTGHEHEADHFQKYSFKSQEVNDYLEGAVFQENDRDDRAGFHAVFVDLIAQRQRTVSFTWEEQRFAPESIEVSWVPYKRGSRGGKREFDLSEEFAKSLEDPGASYQHPAKPDLRLADIYVFPNLKQFEISKKTDFVYGSLIEGRDVLKTLGSKRKVLLFGRQQSGKTTLAKVLFTDLYNKNLTPVLISGDDLTKAHLNSEKLDTLVETQFAKQYRNPNLPAFDQVDKDKAILIVDDFDHGALNSAGRLKLLEVATKRYDRLVVFADDIIKLEELAVYKEGSDVLTDFEQFEIVQFGHLLRSKLITQWYSIGSEYDADPIELGKRIHIAEQMVSTMLGKNYLPHFPVFILTLIQASDSAAHPNTSAGTYGSLYEIIITQALASKSSNVDLDTKMTYLSEIAHWMHAAQKKRITDDEWEYFHRIYCKKFKIHPSKESIKRDFATNGLFDLRDERYGFRHPASYYYFVARYFRDNLSKDSARTAVAGLLSKLYKEEHASIWLFLTHLSKDPFLLETILEHAKRIYSEFPSARFEEDVSFLQALADSVEKIVLKDKSLGESKEERLRTLDALPALPDTSDDFDGGEDETNETLKLIAKMNLALRTLEVLGQLVKNFPGSLQGDDKLALVQECYALGLRTISMLFGLFQSDVEAFVDCVYERLIEKHSEIDDRDELKSKVRKFMFWMIESASFGMIKRIAQAVGHSQLGEIYREVREQDESNATALIDIAIHLENLGFPEDRLKELAQKFLPQISSPMQRPASNSKYPVAVPRRSKNLFCEQILKQLVVEHFYLFPTRESTKQKICAALQIEVQKIRHLDVKAENERRAPQSSLPDENQ